In Haliaeetus albicilla chromosome 26, bHalAlb1.1, whole genome shotgun sequence, the sequence TCTGGAGCTGGGCAGAACACTTGGACAGCTACAGCTGCAAGTTTTAATCCTAGTGCTCCTACAAGGAGGGGAAAACAGGGATTTCTCAGTCCTTAAATAACCTTCAGTAACTTTGGTAATGGGAGTATAGTTCATCCCCCATGGCTTACACCTAACACAAACTGAAGGAATTTCTGTACATACTTCCCATTGCAAAAACCATTTCCAGTTCTGTGTGCCATTGCCAAACTAACAGTTTGGTTGAACACTCCAGGCTAAACCAGTTCTTTGACACAGAAAATACCAGCCAGAACAGCAACATGAGTTTTGAGAACAAAGTGAGCATTTCCCAGTTCTAGCCTTCTtgtgacttttttcctccccttaaCACTTCTCCAAAACACAGGAGTTCCGCCCACTTGGCAAGAGGGGTTGATGGTAGGGAGGATATACCTGTAACCATACCACGGGAGTCCATTCTTGTGTGGCCACAGTAAATATCCTCCAGAGAAGCACAGCTGCACATTAGCAGAGACTTGCTTGAATGAATCACAGAGTACACAGGCTTTGTCTGTCCCTCTGCTTTAGACCCCTCCCCACAACTTTTGTGGCAAAACAAGATACTTATTAGTGATGCTTCTGTGCCAGGTCCAGAACCAAGACTGCAGAAGCAATTATGttctcagcagcagccttgTGACTGTTTTCTGGTTTCCAAGCACTAGGAAGACAGATTCATTTGATTCAAATTTGGAAATAATGTGCAGACTGCAGCATGGGCCTGACTGGAGACCAGGGGGGAAACTTATCATCAAGGAGGTCTTGGAGTAGAAATGGGCAGAAGGACATGAAGCCTGAGTCAAAAAGGGACAATGGATCTGCAGTCAGCAGAGCACTTTATCACTTAGAACTGCCCAAAGCAGCCAAATTTAGTCTGTGCAGTCACCCTCAGTCCTAACACCTGACATTGAAACCCTCATGCTCTCAACATAATTTTGTGTTTAGGACACTGCTCACTTTCACAGTGACTCTGCATTTAGAAGACTAAAGGTAATTCTGCACCTACCCATTACTGGGTATTGCTGCCACACTGTCTCCATTAAGAGTCCTCAGAAAACATCTGAATAATAGATGTTATAGTTGTCTCAGAATATAGTTTAAGAATTTGTTCCCAGGTTCATGCAATGTTTTATAGGCTCTTAAAGTGAATTACTGAGAAATGTGATAGCTGCTTTATTGAGACTGGCCAGTTCAACACAACTTCACATTTTGCCATTTACTACAGAAATGATACAAAACCTCTAGATACCAGAGCAGTTAAGTACAAAAATGCCGAACACCCAGACTTACCCAGATTTGatcataaaacaaaacaaaaaccccaaaccaccacaaCTTCAGCCTTCTTCCCTCCCTActtctgagggttttttcttttctttcaaagcagctattaCATTGCACATTTGTATGCCCTCACTTCCTCTACCCTTTCTGTATCCAAATAGCCCCTGGATGCTGTAGAGAAGCAAAGGCTCCATGGGAAGAGTCTTAACATCAACCTGAATAACCAcctttccaattaaaaaaacacccaaaacaaTACTGTTCATCAGGCAGTAGACAAAATTATCCAAAGTCCTACACCCCTTTCCCACAAGCAGGAAAGAGCTTTTAGATTCAACAACTTTCATATTCCAAAGCTTCTTAGAAATAAGGCTGTTAACCCATACTCTGTTGCAATTCTACATACATACTTCTGAGGCCACCTTATGTCAGTTCTAAACTGATATGGCACTAAAACATAATGGCCCAGTAATAGTCATTTTTGCAGGATGTGGCAGTCTTCAGATTCAATACTAGTCGCTAAGCTCCAGATCGTATTCAGGGTAGAGCTGCTTTGTAGTAACCCCTCGGATAACagctagaaaagaaagaaataccacTGCTTTAATTAAACAAGGATCAGATCAGTcagaaaagctgtgttttcctcCCAGTAGCCCCTAACTATCCCACAGAACCTCCCACAGCTAAGAAACCCATCTAAAGGTTTGCAGCTACGCTCCCCACTTGTCtcaacacttttctttttttaagcatatgAAGAACAAAACTCACAAAAATTAGTAAGACTTATCAAATTTTGGTAATCCATAACACAGACTAAAATACCAGTAAATGATGATTATTTCACATGTTCAGTTCTAAAAACATCCCAAGAAAATAATGACAGAAGTGTTTGTGCTTACGCAAGTGATTGGGTAATATAAGCCTAGAATTGAAGAATCTTTAAAACAAGGTCTGCCTTCATGGCATGGtagcctctctctctctctctctgtctatATGTCAACAGCTTTCCCCTTCCTTACCCAGCTTGCCCAGCAGCATCTGTCCGGCATCTTTAATATCATTATACTCATGGAGCAGAGAGATGTGCTTCTCCAATTCCTCCAGGCTGTAGCCTCTGTAACAATAAAACCAGAAAGGTCAAAAATGACACAGAgggattgctgctgctgccgccactACTGACCAAGCACAGCAAGGATATTTGAGATACCCAAGCCTGGCATGTCAAAAGCAGAACCTGAAGGCAGCAAGTACAGTTGCTGCAAGTCATAAACATGAAAGCTACAAATGAGCAAAtccttattttgattttttttgccacaTCAAGacttaccaaaaaaaccaatCCACCCGCATTCTCAGAATCAAGTAGAAACACAAATAGGCTGTGGTGAATTCAATTTATACGTATCTCTAATCTGCAGCTAGGGAAAAACAATTAAGCAGGTCTGTTTATCCTTGaggataaaacaaaaaagctttggAACAGCCTTTGTTGTTCTACCATTTCCATTCTATGCACTACACCTTATCTCAGAAAATATCACTCCTTTGCAACAAATAACCCACAGAGATTCCCTCTCTTTAAAAATCAAGCAGCAATTTTATCTCAAAACAGTTGCTAATAAGCAGCTGCCACAGTGTGTCATAAGAAACCACAATAAAACAGTTGCATTACCCTGTATGTGGCACTCCTCATGCCAAAGTGTTCTATAGGCCACTTGCTTGCCTGGAAAACACCTCTGGTTCTTGAACACAAAGGTTTAACCCACTCGCCTCAGACATAAAACAAGTGAACACTTGAtcaagatgaaacaaaaaaggaaacagatttaTCTGGGACTAAATTTGGCAGGTCATACAAGTCATGGTCTCAATTTTAATTCTCACATGAACAAGCTCTTCTGGTAGCACAGCACGTTGTAGTATCACAATGGTTAAAGCTGTTCATTCCCAGTTTATGTGTAATTACCTCTGGGGTAAAGTTAAAATCCTCTTATGCAAGCTCCTAGTAAAACTTGTTTTGCTTTACCAAGTAAACCGGAAAGAATTCCCTCTTGTCTTTAAGAGGTCACACAACTCAAAACAACCCTGTAACCAACATTGTATAGCACCATGATAAAAATGGCATAAAAGGTCAGCTTTTAGCTGTAATTCCTGGACCatacattgttttaaaagaacaaaaataattgagGCATCACAGTGAACAGCAAGTTTGCCAAGAACATACTCGGACAATAATTGTGCAATTTCTTGGTCTAGAGCAAGGTCCTTCTGTTTCAGCTCTTTGATTTCATACTGCAGGGCTTCTTTGTTGGTTCCATTAGGCTGGCAGGACCTTGGAGACGGGATCTGTAGAGCACAGAAGACATTTAACAATAACTCAGCCCTGGATAAGATGCTACAGTGCTGGAGGGCACTAGTCAGAAAATAGTCTATGTGTCACTggataaaaaaggagaaaaaaaggaaagaaaagaaaatatctcctgggcagggaggggggaagctCAGGTAAAATATTTACCAGTTTATGTAACGTTAGCCTGCTCCAGATCACGTTCGACAGCATTCTGCAGACTTACAGcgtaaagagaaaataaaaaacaaaacccacaacgTGACTTTGAAGAGAAGCTCCCAGGGCGACGCAGCGCTAAACCGGGGGGCCGGCGGTTACTCGGGCAACGACCAACTTCACCCTCCCGGAGAAACTctcccggccgggccgggccgggccacCGCCGGAGCAGGCCCCGGCCCCACGCCGGGAGAAGGCAAAGGTCGCTCCCGGTGGGAGCCACCCAGCAGGGCCCACCTCCCGCCCCTCCATCCCGGGCGGGGACTCACCGGTGACTTGAAGCCGGCAGTGCCGCTGCACCGGCCGCCACTGGAGGTCCTGGCAAAGCAGAGGGGCGCCGCGTCAGAGGCCGGACACCCCCGCCTCAGAGGGGACACGGCCCGCGGCGCAGCGAGGGAGCGGAAAGGGCAGCGGGGAACCGGCTCCTacctcctcggcagagcccgcggcggcggcgggtggcGGGGCGGGCTGCGGCCCGCGCCCGGCGGGACCCCCTCGGCCAGGGCTGCCGCCTCCCGCCGGACTGGCACGGACTGCCCCGCAGGGCACGCCGGGAGTTGTAGTCTCCCGCCGCCGCGAGGCACGCCGGGAGTTGCAGtccgcccgcccccgcggggCACGCCGGGAGTTGTAgtccctcccgccgccgcggggcaCGCCGGGGCGGGTAGTTTCCCCCTGACAGGGTCCGGCGGTGGTTCCCGCGCCCGaggcggcgggcagggctggAAAAGAAACTTCCCCGTGTGAAGCTGCAGGTGACGATTAGGTGAGGCAGAACGTAATTATCCAAATTACTACAGCCTAGGTGATTACACTCGGtgccttcaaaaaaaaccacctcagaGCCACCTCaaccctggggctgcagcctggATGGGGTCTCAGGGAGAGCTCTGAGGGCCTGCGGGGTCACTCgcacaattattatttttataggGGAAAAGCTGCCACCACTCGAGGCACCGGCTGCCCCATGCATCCTGCCTGGCTGGAGGAAGCGCTCGCTGACAGGGCAGCGCAGCCGCTGGGTGTGCAGCCATACCCTTCGAAGGCCCTGGCCCTGCTACCgaaaccttgccacgcaaaccccGTGCAGGTTCTGCGACCAGCGCAGAAGAAGCCTCTTTCCCGCAGCTCTCCTGGCCCGGCTGGCAAAGGTAAACGTGTCCCTGAGCAGCGCCAGGCACTGGCTGCAGCCGTATCCGATTGCCTGGGCTGACCACGCGAGCCAAACGCCGCTGTTGCCACGCTCAGAAGGTCAAAGGACTTGGGAATGGGATCACAGGCCAGCAAAACCCATTTGGGAATGGGATCACAAGCCAGCAAAACCCAACCGCCTGCGCTAACCGTGACTTCAAAGGCAGAGCCCGGACATCAAAGCGACGCACACAAAATAGAAAGCTATGCAGATTTGTAGGACGTGCCCTACAAAGGACGGGGGAAgcctgcccagctccccggGCCGGTTTTAGCCGGGCCATTGAGTCAATACAGGAACGCGGGGCAGCGCAGGCTGTCccacaggaggaggagggaagcggGGCAGGGAATCCCAcacagaggaggagggaagcggGGCAGGGTGTCCCCcaggaggaggcgggggggggggggcagtgccgGTCGCAGAGGCGGCCCCGGAGGGGAGCGGCGGTGAGGGGAGCGGCCGTTGGGCtcggcgggggccgggccgcccgGCGGGAgagcgggccggggcggggcggagcctggcggccgcctccgccgctccccgccgcggcTGACGTGGCCCGGGAGCGGGGCGGACATGGCGGacggcagcaggcagagcaggctggCGGCGGCCAAGAAGAAGGTGAGGGGCCGGTGGGGGACGGGACGGGCAGGGCAGGCGGCCGCCGCTGGGTTCCACGGGCCCCGCGTGGATCAGaaccgccgggccgggccgggccgggcccggcctcCTCCTCCGAAGGGCGCAGGCCAGGcccgctcgccgccgccgccccgctcgcTCCGGGTCGGGCTGCGTTGGGGCCGCCGGGAGCCCCCCTGGGTCCGGCGCTGCGGCCGAGCCTTCCCGGCTGGCGGCCGCCCCCAGCCCGGGGAAGGCGGTCGGGGAGAGGCTGGGCCTGGGCTGCTGCGGTGCTGTGCTGTCTGCCTGGTTTGGTTTGTTGATCTTcccttccccctacccctcacccccccttttttttcccttccctccctccttaaTTTTCCCCCCGGGGCGGCTCGGCCTCGTCCGTCCCGTCGGCATGCGCCTCCGCGTCAAAGTCATACTAATGGGAAAGTGTCCTGGAGCAGTTCAGGCTTCCATTTTGAAATCCTCCGAATAATGGGATCCTTCTTACTTGATTATTTCCTCACCTTGACTCTGACCGGCGGCCGCAGCCATGCCCTGCCCGCCCGGTGTCTGGCGCAGCGGGGGGGACGGGGGTGTTTTGTCTGAAACGGTGTGGCGGGGGGCTGGTGGAAGGGGGTCATTTACATAACTGGTTGGGACTCACTTGGTTTGGGGCTAAGGAGTTCAGTAACATACACAAAAACGCTGGAAAGCCTAGCAGGATTCAAGTTACAGCTTATCAGACTAGCTTTTCCTGGGCGAGGTGGATatgatttaaaaatcagttgtaGATTGCTTCTCCTCATATTTTACACTTAATACAGTAGCTGTATTAATGTGTTATCTGCAGGGATTgtcattttccttcttaaaatcTTTAATAGAGTGGAAGATCTTACTATCAggcactgctttttctttttgcattcaGGATTAATTACCCCTTACTAATTTTTCCTAATTTGCTCTCAGTTATaaccctaaaaaaaccccaaaatatttcttttaatctccTTTTAGTTGCAGTATGGAGTACCACATTGTTTTCTAAGAACATCATTAGCTGTATACAAAAGTTGAACGTTTACAACTCTGAGCCTCTTGTCATAAACCCATCACAGCAGTTCTTACTTTACGCTTCTCTGGACTTCTTTtgattcccccacccccataGGGACAAACTCATTGAAGAGGGTTTCTCTTGTCATTACACTCGATCTGTCTTTTTTACCCAgtgatggttttcttttttttttttttttgacattatGCTCATAGAAGGCATATTCTGTTTGGACTTCAGATTATGcttttttcacagctgaaggAATATCAGCAGAAGAATAACCCTGGAGCAACTGCAGGAACTAAGAAAAAACGCAAAACTAAAGAAGGCAGTAGACCCGAGACTCCCACCAACGATGACCGGCAGCCTCCAGAGAACGTGAGCGTCTCATTCCTTCTTCCAAATCATTTGCCACCTCCTTGTTCTTTGGTTTCACGAACAACATGATTAGAGCCGGGAAAGGGTTATGCTGGTGTAATAGATGAACGGTGTAGATGCCTGTATCGGCAGTGTATGAAGTGCGCTACAATAGTTAGCAACTACCTCTACTGGAAGGTGCAGGCTAGAGTCTGGGTATGTGCCGAAGTGGTGGCTGATCATACAATGCTGTCGTGCAACGCTGGGTGTGTCCAGAGCTGCTGTTTTGAGGTGCATGCTCCTAACAAGCTGGAGGATGCTGGTTTCTTTGGCTACCTTTGATTGACGttttctctctgtccttttctgagccatttctctttccccttttctttcgCCTCCTTTAGATTCAGAACATTCTGAAGGTGCTGGTGTCAGACCTTAACCGCTCCAATGGGGTAGCCATACCCTCATTGGACAAGAGGAAGGTGAGGCAGTGCTCGTGTCCCTCGCAGTGACTCACTCTCCCTACTGCATGCTTCGGGTTCTGTTTACACTGACCTTGATTTTTCGGATGGAGCCTTGTCCTGACATATCCACTGTCAGTTGCTTgagttttgttgctgtttttattAACATGGAACTATTTGTTACCATGCATTTCCATTGCTCGTAAATGCTTGTTTCCTTCTGGTCTGTGTCAAACTTAACATGTGAAAAAGTGAACCTTGTCAAAAACACTTCCTTGAGACAGCTGAGCTTTGAGGAAAATCAGGAATTTGAGGTGAGGCAATAAAAACTAATCTAACCACTGAGGAAAACTGCACTCAGAAGAGGTAGTGTTTCCGTAGTCTGTGTTTCTCCAGATCTGCATGTCATTGCTTTATTTCCTAGAGCCTCGTTTCTGAAGGGCATGTTTCTGCTCATCTCCAGGCAAGCAGCTGCCCTGAGTAAGCTGTATAGTTATTCCAGCCAACCCATTTTATGACAGGTGATGAAACTTGCGCAGGTGATGTACAGTCTGGCAAGCACCATGGGTTTAAATATGTTTAGGCAGGAAGTCAGATACTTCAAGTCAAGCATTTACAGGCTTTAGCGTCTTCATGTTCCCAAGCTTCTGaagaggaaagggcaggaaatatgcCAATAAGCAAGAGAAATGTGTTCAGGAGCAAACATAAACAGCCTTTTTTGAAAATCTATTTTCAGTCAGTCACTTTATTTAAATAGGGCTCAAATTGTGACAGTAACACAGGGAAGTCAAATTTTGTAGTGCAGAATTCTCTTCCCATTTTGTTGTACCAAagctctgctttttattttcacttgcaTCATTTTGGTAGCTTATTTCCCTACCATTGTTTCAGTTCAGTTGTCATAAAGTAACTCATTATTATGTTTACTGCAGATCCATGTGTCTGTAGCAATATAACTGGAGTAATCACCAGGGGTACCAGATAGATGCCGTGAAACCTGCAAGATGGAATGGAGTTCACTCTGAATTGCCTTTGtatcccttttttcctttttttgtgtgataATACAGCAGCTGTTCTGTCCAACACACAGAGTGAACAGCAGAAGGTTCCTCTGACTGCATCTTGTATGTGTAGTTGCATATCAGTTCAACTTGAGTAACGTGAAGACCTATTGCCAGCTTTCAGGGTCCTGGATATGCCTGTCTAGCATCAGAAAGCATGTATCTTGATTGAAGTTTCACTCTTGACATGGGGACTATTTTCAGTTAATACTTGTAAGCTCAGTTTAAGTTAGATCTCAGAGAAAGAGATTTGGTT encodes:
- the SWI5 gene encoding DNA repair protein SWI5 homolog — translated: MSAPLPGHVSRGGERRRRPPGSAPPRPALPPGGPAPAEPNGRSPHRRSPPGPPLRPALPPPPRLLLGDTLPRFPPPLCGIPCPASLLLLWDSLRCPAFLSSPAASHGEVSFPALPAASGAGTTAGPCQGETTRPGVPRGGGRDYNSRRAPRGRADCNSRRASRRRETTTPGVPCGAVRASPAGGGSPGRGGPAGRGPQPAPPPAAAAGSAEEDLQWRPVQRHCRLQVTVCRMLSNVIWSRLTLHKLIPSPRSCQPNGTNKEALQYEIKELKQKDLALDQEIAQLLSEGYSLEELEKHISLLHEYNDIKDAGQMLLGKLAVIRGVTTKQLYPEYDLELSD